The following are from one region of the Gloeomargarita lithophora Alchichica-D10 genome:
- the arsC gene encoding arsenate reductase, glutathione/glutaredoxin type: MYRVMFVCKKNSRRSQMAEGFANALGGDQVRVVSAGLASSFVDPLTVQVMQEVGIDISQQKSKSLGDFQPEDFDAVISLCGCGVNLPPEWLMREYFADWQLDDPEGGELDTFRRIRDQVKERVVRLLEEQGLS, encoded by the coding sequence ATGTACCGGGTGATGTTTGTCTGCAAGAAAAATTCCCGCCGTTCCCAGATGGCGGAGGGGTTTGCCAATGCCTTGGGGGGCGACCAGGTGCGGGTAGTCAGTGCGGGGTTAGCATCCAGTTTTGTTGACCCGCTGACGGTGCAGGTGATGCAGGAAGTGGGCATTGATATTAGCCAGCAAAAGTCCAAGTCCCTGGGGGATTTTCAACCGGAAGACTTCGATGCGGTGATTTCCCTGTGTGGCTGTGGGGTGAATTTGCCCCCGGAATGGTTGATGCGGGAGTATTTTGCCGATTGGCAGTTGGATGACCCGGAAGGGGGTGAGTTGGATACATTTCGGCGCATCCGGGATCAGGTGAAAGAGCGGGTGGTGCGGTTGCTTGAGGAACAGGGGTTAAGTTAG
- the arsB gene encoding ACR3 family arsenite efflux transporter, with protein MKVVSPLGIFERYLSLWVGLCIIAGVKLGIGLPGLFQFIARLEYASVNLVVAVLIWVMIYPMMVSVDFASIREVGRKPKGLCITLVVNWLVKPFTMAFLGILFFNYVFAGLVTPEVAKEYIAGMILLGAAPCTAMVFVWSQLVRGDANYTLVQVSINDLIMVVAFAPIVSWLLGVTQVQVPWTTLLLSVILYVVIPLAAGYGTRKQLDRRGHGAAISQFCTQVKPYAIVGLLGTVVLLFGFQAQTIVSQPLVIVLIAIPLLIQSYGIFVIAYAWGYFWRVPFAVAAPAALVGTSNFFELAVAVAISLFGLNSGAALATVVGVLVEVPVMLSLVAFANRTRKYFPSTS; from the coding sequence ATGAAAGTAGTTTCGCCTCTGGGTATTTTTGAGCGGTATTTATCCCTGTGGGTGGGGCTATGTATCATCGCCGGGGTGAAGTTGGGGATTGGGTTACCCGGTTTATTTCAATTTATCGCCCGCCTGGAATACGCCAGTGTGAATTTGGTGGTGGCGGTGCTGATTTGGGTGATGATTTACCCAATGATGGTGAGTGTGGATTTTGCTTCGATTCGGGAAGTAGGACGCAAACCCAAGGGTTTATGTATTACTTTGGTGGTCAATTGGCTGGTCAAGCCTTTTACGATGGCCTTCTTAGGAATTTTATTTTTTAATTATGTTTTTGCGGGGTTGGTCACACCGGAAGTGGCAAAAGAATATATTGCGGGGATGATTTTGCTGGGGGCGGCTCCCTGTACGGCGATGGTGTTTGTCTGGAGTCAATTGGTGCGCGGCGATGCGAATTATACGCTGGTGCAGGTTTCGATCAATGACCTGATTATGGTGGTGGCGTTTGCGCCGATTGTGTCCTGGCTGTTGGGGGTGACCCAGGTGCAGGTGCCTTGGACAACGCTTTTACTCTCGGTGATTTTGTATGTGGTGATTCCCTTGGCGGCGGGGTATGGGACCCGGAAACAATTGGATCGCCGGGGGCATGGGGCGGCGATTAGCCAGTTCTGCACCCAGGTAAAACCCTATGCGATTGTGGGGTTGTTGGGGACGGTGGTGCTGTTGTTTGGGTTCCAGGCGCAGACGATTGTGAGCCAACCCTTGGTGATTGTTTTGATTGCGATTCCTTTGCTGATTCAAAGCTATGGGATTTTTGTGATTGCCTACGCCTGGGGTTATTTCTGGCGGGTGCCCTTTGCGGTGGCGGCTCCGGCGGCGTTGGTGGGTACGTCCAACTTTTTTGAATTGGCGGTGGCGGTGGCGATTAGCTTGTTTGGGCTAAATTCAGGGGCGGCCTTGGCAACGGTGGTGGGGGTGTTGGTGGAAGTGCCGGTGATGTTGTCCCTGGTGGCTTTTGCCAATCGTACCCGCAAGTATTTTCCGAGTACGTCATAA
- a CDS encoding ArsR/SmtB family transcription factor, with protein MPKTVSDPHPWQCCPPLLTGKLTPTEAIALAGIFRVLGDPTRLHLLSLIAAQPHQEVPACALVETLGLSQPTISHHLKVMYEAGLLTKQRRGTGIYYQLVPECLATLQQVLAGTELSPTSIGHP; from the coding sequence ATGCCTAAAACCGTGAGCGACCCCCACCCCTGGCAATGTTGTCCCCCTTTATTAACCGGGAAATTAACCCCCACTGAGGCCATCGCCCTCGCCGGAATTTTTCGGGTACTGGGCGACCCCACCCGCCTGCATTTGCTGAGTTTGATCGCCGCCCAGCCCCACCAGGAAGTCCCCGCCTGTGCCCTAGTGGAAACATTAGGACTCAGCCAACCCACCATCAGCCACCATCTCAAGGTGATGTACGAGGCGGGACTGCTAACCAAACAGCGGCGGGGGACGGGGATTTATTACCAACTGGTGCCGGAATGCTTGGCGACCCTGCAACAGGTGCTGGCGGGAACTGAGTTGTCCCCAACTTCTATTGGACACCCCTAA